A region of the Stieleria neptunia genome:
CGACGTCGATGAAGCCAGCTACCAAGCCGATGGCCAATCGTTCAAGCTCCCCACAGAAAAAATCATCGGAAGGAACTGCTAACGATGCCCAATTTTTCAATCGGCCTGTCCGCCCTGCGAACCAGCCAGTTCGCTCTGGAAGTGGTCTCCAACAACATCTCCAACGCCAACACCGATGGATACCACCGGCGACGGCTTTCCATGGAATCGACTCCGCCAAATTACACCGGCGGTTTTCGTGTCGGCAACGGCGTCACGATCTCGGGAATCACTCGGATCCGCGACCAGGTCACCGAATCTTCCTTGACCAGCGTGATCTCCGATTCCAACGATGTCGACCAGCTGTTGACCATCGAGCGGAAGATCGAATCGGCGTTGCTGACCGGCGACAATTCGGTCGGACGACAACTCGATCAGTTCTTCGCCGAGTTCACGAACTTGTCGGCGTCCCCGAACGAGCCGGCCCAGCGATCGGCATTGTTGGAGACCGGCAAACAGCTGTCCGGCGGTCTGCGTGACGCGGCGCAACAGTTGACCGAACTGAAGAACAACGTGCGGCTGCAAATCGAAAACGAGATCGAATTGCTCAACGGCGACCTGCAAGAGTTGAGCGTTGTCAGTTTCGAGATCAACAAGTTTTCCGCCCAGGGCATCGAGCGGAACAACGAATTGGACCAACGCGACGCCGTTCTGAACCGGATCGCGGAAGTCGTCGGCATCGCGCGGAACGAACAACCCGGTGGCCAATTGCACCTGACCATCGGCAACCACAGCATCGAACAGGGCAGCCACCCCAGCACCCTGTCCGTCGTGGAAGAGGGCGGACAGCTGGAGATCTACTTGGACGATTCTGCGCGGCCCTTGTCGGTGGAAACCGGGCGGCTCTCGGCGCTGGTCGAAGCGTACAACGAAATCATTCCCGCCTTCGAAGAAAAACTGGACCAAATTGCCGGCCAACTGATCCAGAGCGTCAACACCATTCATGCGACGGGGATCGGCAGCACGGGATCGTTCACGAATCTGGTCGGCAACGTCAACGTCTCCGACACCGATGTGCCGTTGTCCGAAGCGTTCCCCGAGGGGGACCTGACCGCCGGAGAACTCACTCTGTCGGTGATCGATGCCAACGGCGATCGGCAGACGCATGTCATTTCGATCGATCCCGACGTGGACACACTGGAAGACGTGGCGGCGGAATTGACCGGGATCTTGGGGATCACCGCATCGATCCGAGCGGTCAGCAACCAGTTCCAAATCACCACGGGGGCGGATCTGGAATTCGATTTCGCCGGCGGCGTGGAAACCAATCCCGACCTGTCGCTGTTTTCCGGTACCAGTGTGGCGACCGTCGCGGGCACCTACACCGGCGAAAGCAACGAATCGTTGACCGTCCAAATCGAGGGCAGCGGACAAGTCGGTAGCGCCGCGGCGCTGTTCGCCAACGTGTATTCGTCCAGCGGTGCGTTGTTGACCCGCGTGAACGTCGGCGACGGATACGAAGCCGGTTCCGCGATCGAACTCGACGACGGCGTCGAACTCTCCTTCAGTGCCGGCACGATGAACGATGGCGATGAATTCACGACACGGTTGACGGGTGAACCGGATCAGACGGGTATCCTGGCCGCGCTGGGCATCAACGCGTTCTTCAGCGGAACCGATGCCCATTCGATCCAAGTCGACACGAACGTTGCCACCGATCCCGGCCGAATTGCAACCGGGCGAACCGGCGAAGCGGCCGACACCAGCAATCTTGCTCGATTCATCGCCATTGATGATGCCACGTTGATGCCCGGTGGTCGCACGATCGGACAGTACGCCAGTGAAATGGGCACCGAGATCGGTTTCGAGATCAATTCCAACACCGCGTTGAGCACCAGTTTGACCACATACCAACTTCGGCTGGAAACGGAGAGAGACGCGAAATCAGGCGTCGATCTGAACGAAGAATTGGTCTATTTGCAGGAATACCAAAAGTCATATGAGGCGGCCGTCCGAATCATTCAGGCGACCGACGAAATGCTCACCGAACTGTTCAGAATCATAGGTTAACCCGATGGATGCTCGAGTCACTTCGCAAACGTTTACCCGTAATGCGATCCATTTCACCTCGCTGCACAGCTCGCAATTGCTGACCGCCCAACGGCAGATTACCTCGGGGCTGCAGTTCGAACTGCCGTCGGAAGAACCGGTCGCCTATCGACAGGTCCGATCGTTGGAAACCCGCTACGTCGAATTGCAGGCCGACAAAACCGTGATCGGTCGCGCAACCTCGACGCTCAACTCCAGTGTCGCCCAGTTTCAAGATGTCAGCGAACTGATCACGCTTTCCAAAAACCTGGTGCAACAAGGAATACAAGCGCTGGATTCCGACGAACGCAATGCGCTGGCAACCGAAATTGACGCGTTGTTGGCCCAAGCGCAACAAATCGGACTGGCAAAGTTCAACGAAAACTATTTGTACGGGGGCACGCGATCCGACCAACCTCCTTTCACGTTCGCTGAACCGGTGCGTGAAAATGGCATCTTGGAAGTCAGCTACCAAGGGTCCCTGCAACGCAGTCAAACCCACATCGGTGATTCGATCTCGATCGACACCTACTATGACGGGTCCAAAATCTTCGGAGGCTCCGGTCGCGAATCGACCGTGCTGGTCGGAACCACGGGAGCGAAGCATGGCGGAGGCACCGACACGCTGGTCGGTCGAGCCACCTTGCAGGTTCGACACGACACCACCAGCTATGCCGGCGGCTCCGGTGTCCTGGCCGGAACCGGTTCCGCGGCCGGCGACACCATCCTCGGCCCGGCTGGTGCGCATCAGTTGACGATCGTTGACACAGCCGGTGACGGTTCGGCCGGGACCATCTCCCTCAACGGCGGCGAACCGGTTGCGTTTTCCAACACGGACACCAACTTACGCGTACCGGGTCTATTCGGCCAAGAAGTCTACTTGGACACGACCAACATCGCCGCCGGTTTCAACGGGACCGTCGATATCACGTCGACGGGAACGTTGAGCGTCGACGACGGGGCATCGACCATCCCGATCGACTACAGTTCCAGTCAACTGGTTTCCGACGTCGACAGCGGCCAATTCACCACGATCGACTCGAGCAACATCCGCTCGACCGGCGACGATTCACTGGAGTTTCCCGGAACGTCCGACCTGTTCCAGATTCTGCACGCCACCGCCGCAGACCTGCGCAACAGCAGGGAGCTGAGTTCCGCCGAGTATGGTCAAGCGCTCGACCGGCGACTGAATGAACTGGACCAAGCCGCCAGCAGGGTGTTCAGCGTGATGGGCGAACAATCGACTTCCTTGCAGACGATGCAGACGATGGAGTTTCGCGTCGACGATTTGATGCTTTCGGTCGAATCGAATATCGGCGAACTCCAAGCCACCGACTTTCCCGATGCGGTGCTGCGTCTGGAAAATTCACAGACGCTGCTGCAGTACACCTACGCCGTCACAGCGAATCTGAATTCGCTGGGGCTGTTGGAATTCTTGCGATAGCGATCTCGGTTCAGGACGCCGCCGGTTTGCGAAAACGCAACAGATAGTTTTCTTCGAATGCCGGCACCTGGACTTCATCGACGAATTCGAATCCGCCCTTCTCGATCTCGCTGCGAAACACCTGTTTGCCGGCGCGGACATGACCGAGGATGAATTCGCGCGACTTTCCGGGAATCCGATCAAAGTCGATGACGATCAATGCACCGCCCGGCTTGATCGCCTTGTAAATCGATTCGACCGTCAGATGCGGATATTCAAAGTGATGGTAGGTGTCGCAGATGAACGCGACATCAATCGAATGGGGTGGCAGATTGACCGAACGGTCCGAACACAGCACACCGGTCAAATTGTGCACGTTGTCTTCCCGCGCTTTGGTGTTGATGTGTTCCAGGAAACGCGGGGAGATGTCGACGGAAAACACCCAGCCCTCTTTTCCAACCGCATCGGCGAAAAGCCGGCTGTAGAAACCGGTACCGGCACCGATGTCGGCGACACTCTGACCGGGCCGGATGCCACAAGCCTCCAGCACGTCCTTTCGCGCCGCGTAGACCTCGCGGCTTTCGACTTCGAATCGGCCCATCCATTCACTGACGTCCAACTCGGGATCGACGAACTGGTCGTTGATCCCAGGCTTGACACTTTGCTCGGCCGCAGCGGTCGCATCCTGGGCCAACGCCGACGTGACGCAGATCAGACAAACCGCCGCAAACGCGAATCCGATTCTCACCGCTGTCGCGGTCGGGGAAAACCGGGACGACGCATCAACGGGGGTTGGTTGGGCTGCGCGTCTTGATTCAATGCAAACATTCATGCCGGGGGACCAGGGGTATGGAACACGTGGGAGACGGAACGGATCCGCTGGGCGACGAGGACAAACCCGCAGCCGAGGGAAAACAGCCATCGATGAAAGTCGAAATTCTGAGAAGCTAAAATAGCATCCGCGGTTTCGTTTTGCACCCTGTTGTTTGAGGCTTACAGTTTTGAGATGGACCTGTTCTCCCGAAGGAGCAGGGGTTCATCGCCATGATGCACGGCGGCAATCGAACACGCGGCCAGCTGATCCATCCCCGTCTTTGGCCTATCCAACCATTCGACCAAGACCGCTGCATGATCAATTCGCATTCACCGCTCCCGCCCGATCGACATCCGCTTGACAGCATGGAACCCGCAGTGCCCTTGATGAAGACGTCGATTCCACCGCAACCTTCCGCGGCGGATTCCGACAGCCTGCTCAGCGTGCTCAGCGTGCTGGTCGTCGAGGACAATGATCTGGATTTCTTGCAAGTCTCGAAAAACTTGCGGCACGGACGGAAACGAATCTCCCTCTCGCATGCGACCTCGTTGGGCGCGGCACTGCAGGAACTGGAGATCCGTGACTTCGACGTCATCCTGACCGATCTCTGTCTCCCGGACTCGAGTGGTCTGGATACGGTCAAGCGACTGAAAGCGAAATGTGATGCCATCCCGATCTTGGTCCTGACCGGCCTGGACGACGAAGCGGTTGAACGGGAAATCCTGCATGCCGGTGCACAAGATTTCCTGCCCAAAGGGCTCGCCAACAGCAGTTGGACACGCAAAGCAATCGAACATGCCGTCCAGCGGCAACAGTCCATCAACGAAATGAGTCGGGTCACCGCGGAATTGCAAGCCAGCCACCGGCTGCTGCGGGAACAAGCCGAACTGAGGGAACAGGACCACCAGAAACTGGAACGCATGCACCAAACGGCGCACGAGTTTTTGGCCAAAGCCTCGCACGACATCCGCAATCCGTTGACCGTCATCAAAGAACACGTCTCGATCGTTCGCGAGGGCTTGGCCGGCCGAATCAATCTGGAACAGGCCGCGATGCTGGAAAAGGCATTGATTCGAGCCGACGACGTGAACAACAAATTGGATGACTTGTTGGATTCAAGCAAACTCGATTCGGGGCTGCTGGACATCTGTCGCCGGCCCTGCCACGTCGACGAAATCATTGACTCGGTCCGTGCCTCGATCGAGCAACGAGCCGCGATGCGGAATGTGAAACTGGAAATTCAATCGCAAGTCGAAGCGCCGGTCGCGTACTGCGACGGGCAAAAGGCCTGTCGCGTCTTGGTTTGCCTGGCCGTCAACGCCATCAATGCGTGCAACGATGCGGGGAACGTGCGGATTTGGGTGCGTTACGATGAACCCAATCAACACATTCGAATCGGCGTCAACGACGATGGGATCGGAATCCAGCCCCGACAGTGCGATCAGCTCGCCGCCCGCTTTGCCAGGCCCGGAGTGACGACCGATCCCGATGACAAACTGCTGGGGCTGGGCTTATCCATCGCCGCCCGTTTCTGCCGACTCAATCTGGGCCAATTGCACGTCGAGTCCGAACCCGGTTTGGGATCAATCTTTTGGTTCAGCCTTCCGGTCGTGGGAAGCGACCAGATCTTTCCGCGGTGGTTGGAATTGCAATCCGCACCGATGCAGTATGTCCAACTCCTCTCGTTTCACCTGAATGAACAATGCACGCCGGCGGAAAAACGGGACAGCGAACTGTTGCTGACCTACCTGACGGAAAACCATGAACTGCTGATCCAAGCGTCCGATTCGCAGTGGTGGCTGGCGACCAGTTCGATCTTCCCCGACGTCGATGCACGATTGAAAAAGGCAACCGATGAGATCGCACGACTGACCGAAGTCCGTGCCGCCAACCCGGCCTTTGACATCGGCATCCAAACACGCGGCATCTGGAGCCTGAAGCGTCCGATCGACGAAATCGATGCGGCGTATCAACAGCTCCTGCAGGACGAGCCGTCGCAGGCAACGCGGTAGTCGTGCGGCTAATGTTAAACGTCATTCATGGCTCAAGACTTGTTCCCAGGCTCCGCCGGGAACACACTGTCTTGGAGGCTCCGCCTGGGCTGCGCAGAATGCCCGCGATTTCATGCGTTGTGCCGGTTAAGACTTTGGTCGTTCTTGTTCCGTGGTGGATCAAGATTCACTCGGTTCGGTTCGCCAAAGGCGATCAACAACATAGCCTGGGGTGAGACCGGATGAGCCCCAGCGAATCCGGGCGTAACCCCAGGTCCACGATCCACCGAAACCCCTCCCCCTTTCGATCGGCCGGCGGCTCAGCCGCCGGCCGATCGAAAGGGGGAGGGAGCAGGTTTGGCTTTCTTTCCCTGGGGTGGCGGTCACTCCGCTGCGCTCGTTCCCTGCCCCCAGGCTATGTTGTTGATGCCCTTTGGGCAAATGCTGCGGAACGGTTTCCGCCTAAGATTCGGACCGGCTGCAACAATCAATTCCGCACAGCCCAGGCTCTGCCCTACGCCGTGAACGACTTGTTAGCGGCAGGGCGCGAGCCCTCCGGTTCTTCAACTTTGCCAAAACACCGGAGGGCTCGCGCCCTGCCGCTAAAAAATGCTTCACAGCGTTGCCTACCGGGGTGATGCATGACAGTCAGTGCCGGACGCCCCCCTACACGGCCGAACAGACCATGGCTTCGGGGACGATGCTTGTCCGCAGGTCCAGGTCGGTGTATTGCACCAGCGCCCGTTTTAGTTGGTCCCAGGAAACCGGTTTCGACAGAAACTCGCTGGCCCCGCCGGCGAGCATTCGACGTTTCAACGACGCATCCCGCATTCCGGTCACCACGATGACCGGCACCGAGTCGGTGGCGGCCGATTCCTTCAAACGACGCAGAATGTACTCGCCATTTCCGTCGGGCATTTGATAGTCCAACAAGATCGCCGCGGGGCGGCTTTGAAAGGCGCTGCGATATCCGTCCATGCCCCGGTAGGCCCGCACCAGTTGCACGCCGACGCTGAGTAGTCGCTTTTGCAGACCGATGGAAAAATCGGGGTCATCGTCGATCGCCAGCACCCAAGGCGCCGCGTCGGTGGCCGCTTCCTCTTCCACGGCAGACGGCTGCGAATCGTCCAGCCACCCCCAATCTTTCAGCATCGACAGCAGCGATTCATCGCCTTCATCCGCCGGCGTCGACTGGACGTCGGAAAACTCGGCCAGCGGTGTGGCTTGGTGCTCGGCCCCGTCTTCAAGCAGCGCTTTCAACAGGGGTTCCAGACGCGTCCAGATCTGTTGGTCTTTCTTGACCAGCTGGGCGCCCATTTCGTGACAACGTTGCTGAATTTTTTCATTCGGATCGCCGGTCATCACGATCACCGACGTTTGGCTCAGGCGTTCGTCCGTCGCCATCATCTCCGACACGCTGACGCCATTCCCTCCCGGCATCCGAACGTCCAACAGCGCGATTTGCGGCGCATAGTAATCGGCGTTGGCCAGTGCATCCATCGCGTCACTGACCGTGATCACATCCAAGCCCAGTTGTTTGCAACGGAGGCTGAGCAATTCCAGCAGGTCTTGATCGTCATCGGCAATTAAGATTTGTTTCTCACTCATTTGATTCTCCAAGGGTGGGCGGGTGTGTCGAAAGTTCAAGGAACTCGGACAAGGTAAAAGGACCTGTTGGAAGAGTCGTCAGCCCGTACACGCCGGCACGCTGAACACGGACGTCACGGCGTCCAACAGATCGCTACTGCGATAGGGTTTGGTCAAAAAGTAGTGGGCCCCGGCGTCGAGCGCCGTTTGCTGATCCTGC
Encoded here:
- a CDS encoding class I SAM-dependent methyltransferase, with the protein product MRIGFAFAAVCLICVTSALAQDATAAAEQSVKPGINDQFVDPELDVSEWMGRFEVESREVYAARKDVLEACGIRPGQSVADIGAGTGFYSRLFADAVGKEGWVFSVDISPRFLEHINTKAREDNVHNLTGVLCSDRSVNLPPHSIDVAFICDTYHHFEYPHLTVESIYKAIKPGGALIVIDFDRIPGKSREFILGHVRAGKQVFRSEIEKGGFEFVDEVQVPAFEENYLLRFRKPAAS
- the flgL gene encoding flagellar hook-associated protein FlgL, whose amino-acid sequence is MDARVTSQTFTRNAIHFTSLHSSQLLTAQRQITSGLQFELPSEEPVAYRQVRSLETRYVELQADKTVIGRATSTLNSSVAQFQDVSELITLSKNLVQQGIQALDSDERNALATEIDALLAQAQQIGLAKFNENYLYGGTRSDQPPFTFAEPVRENGILEVSYQGSLQRSQTHIGDSISIDTYYDGSKIFGGSGRESTVLVGTTGAKHGGGTDTLVGRATLQVRHDTTSYAGGSGVLAGTGSAAGDTILGPAGAHQLTIVDTAGDGSAGTISLNGGEPVAFSNTDTNLRVPGLFGQEVYLDTTNIAAGFNGTVDITSTGTLSVDDGASTIPIDYSSSQLVSDVDSGQFTTIDSSNIRSTGDDSLEFPGTSDLFQILHATAADLRNSRELSSAEYGQALDRRLNELDQAASRVFSVMGEQSTSLQTMQTMEFRVDDLMLSVESNIGELQATDFPDAVLRLENSQTLLQYTYAVTANLNSLGLLEFLR
- a CDS encoding response regulator — encoded protein: MSEKQILIADDDQDLLELLSLRCKQLGLDVITVSDAMDALANADYYAPQIALLDVRMPGGNGVSVSEMMATDERLSQTSVIVMTGDPNEKIQQRCHEMGAQLVKKDQQIWTRLEPLLKALLEDGAEHQATPLAEFSDVQSTPADEGDESLLSMLKDWGWLDDSQPSAVEEEAATDAAPWVLAIDDDPDFSIGLQKRLLSVGVQLVRAYRGMDGYRSAFQSRPAAILLDYQMPDGNGEYILRRLKESAATDSVPVIVVTGMRDASLKRRMLAGGASEFLSKPVSWDQLKRALVQYTDLDLRTSIVPEAMVCSAV
- a CDS encoding ATP-binding response regulator: MKTSIPPQPSAADSDSLLSVLSVLVVEDNDLDFLQVSKNLRHGRKRISLSHATSLGAALQELEIRDFDVILTDLCLPDSSGLDTVKRLKAKCDAIPILVLTGLDDEAVEREILHAGAQDFLPKGLANSSWTRKAIEHAVQRQQSINEMSRVTAELQASHRLLREQAELREQDHQKLERMHQTAHEFLAKASHDIRNPLTVIKEHVSIVREGLAGRINLEQAAMLEKALIRADDVNNKLDDLLDSSKLDSGLLDICRRPCHVDEIIDSVRASIEQRAAMRNVKLEIQSQVEAPVAYCDGQKACRVLVCLAVNAINACNDAGNVRIWVRYDEPNQHIRIGVNDDGIGIQPRQCDQLAARFARPGVTTDPDDKLLGLGLSIAARFCRLNLGQLHVESEPGLGSIFWFSLPVVGSDQIFPRWLELQSAPMQYVQLLSFHLNEQCTPAEKRDSELLLTYLTENHELLIQASDSQWWLATSSIFPDVDARLKKATDEIARLTEVRAANPAFDIGIQTRGIWSLKRPIDEIDAAYQQLLQDEPSQATR
- the flgK gene encoding flagellar hook-associated protein FlgK, encoding MPNFSIGLSALRTSQFALEVVSNNISNANTDGYHRRRLSMESTPPNYTGGFRVGNGVTISGITRIRDQVTESSLTSVISDSNDVDQLLTIERKIESALLTGDNSVGRQLDQFFAEFTNLSASPNEPAQRSALLETGKQLSGGLRDAAQQLTELKNNVRLQIENEIELLNGDLQELSVVSFEINKFSAQGIERNNELDQRDAVLNRIAEVVGIARNEQPGGQLHLTIGNHSIEQGSHPSTLSVVEEGGQLEIYLDDSARPLSVETGRLSALVEAYNEIIPAFEEKLDQIAGQLIQSVNTIHATGIGSTGSFTNLVGNVNVSDTDVPLSEAFPEGDLTAGELTLSVIDANGDRQTHVISIDPDVDTLEDVAAELTGILGITASIRAVSNQFQITTGADLEFDFAGGVETNPDLSLFSGTSVATVAGTYTGESNESLTVQIEGSGQVGSAAALFANVYSSSGALLTRVNVGDGYEAGSAIELDDGVELSFSAGTMNDGDEFTTRLTGEPDQTGILAALGINAFFSGTDAHSIQVDTNVATDPGRIATGRTGEAADTSNLARFIAIDDATLMPGGRTIGQYASEMGTEIGFEINSNTALSTSLTTYQLRLETERDAKSGVDLNEELVYLQEYQKSYEAAVRIIQATDEMLTELFRIIG